The Lynx canadensis isolate LIC74 chromosome D1, mLynCan4.pri.v2, whole genome shotgun sequence genome has a segment encoding these proteins:
- the MAPK8IP1 gene encoding C-Jun-amino-terminal kinase-interacting protein 1, translating to MAERESGGLGGGAASPPAASPFLGLHIASPPNFRLTHDISLEEFEDEDLSEITEECGISLQCKDTLSLRPPRAGLLSGGGGSAGSRLQAEMLQMDLIDAAGDTPGAEDDDEEEERAARRPGAGPPEAEPRQEPAPRGQGQGQGQGSGDTYRPKRPTTLNLFPQVPRSQDTLNNNSLGKKHSWQDRVSRSSSPLKTGEQTPPHEHICLSDELPPPSSPATTKDRGTSTDSPCRRSAATQMAPPGGPPAAPPSSRGHSHRDRIHYQADVRLEATEEIYLTPVQRPPDPAEPTSAFLPPAESRMSVSSDPDPAAYPSTAGRPHPSISEEDEGFDCLSSPERAEPPGGGWRGSLGEPPPPPRASLSSDTSALSYDSVKYTLVVDEHAQLELVSLRPCFGDYSDESDSATVYDNCASASSPYESAIGEEYEEAPRPRPAACLSEDSTPDEPDVHFSKKFLNVFMSGRSRSSSAESFGLFSCVINGEEQEQTHRAIFRFVPRHEDELELEVDDPLLVELQAEDYWYEAYNMRTGARGVFPAYYAIEVTKEPEHMAALTKNSDWVDQFRVKFLGSVQVPYHKGNDVLCAAMQKIATTRRLTVHFNPPSSCVLEISVRGVKIGVKADDSQEAKGNKCSHFFQLKNISFCGYHPKNNKYFGFITKHPADHRFACHVFVSEESTKALAESVGRAFQQFYKQFVEYTCPTEDIYLE from the exons ATGGCGGAGCGAGAGAGCGGCGGCCTGGGCGGGGGGGCCGCGTCCCCGCCTGCCGCCTCCCCGTTCCTGGGGCTACACATCGCGTCGCCGCCCAATTTCAG GCTCACCCATGACATCAGCTTGGAGGAGTTTGAGGATGAAGACCTCTCAGAGATCACCGAGGAGTGTGGCATCAGCCTGCAGTGCAAAGACACCCTGTCCTTGCGG CCCCCGCGCGCCGGGCTGCTGTCTGGGGGCGGCGGCAGCGCGGGGAGCCGGCTGCAGGCCGAGATGCTGCAGATGGACCTGATCGACGCGGCGGGGGACACTCCCGGAGCCGAGGAcgacgacgaggaggaggagcGCGCGGCGCGGCGGCCGGGAGCGGGGCCGCCTGAGGCCGAGCCCCGCCAAGAGCCGGCGCCCCgcggccagggccagggccagggccagggcagtGGGGACACATATCGGCCCAAGCGGCCCACCACGCTCAACCTCTTCCCGCAGGTGCCGCGGTCTCAG GACACACTGAATAATAATTCTCTGGGCAAGAAGCACAGTTGGCAGGATCGGGTGTCTCGATCATCCTCACCCCTGAAAACAG GGGAGCAGACGCCGCCACATGAACACATCTGCCTGAGCGATGAGCTGCCGCCCCCCAGCAGCCCCGCCACCACCAAGGATCGAGGCACCTCCACCGACAGCCCTTGCCGCCGCAGCGCCGCCACACAGATGGCACCTCCCGGTGGCCCCCCCGCTGCCCCACCGAGCAGCCGCGGCCACTCGCATCGAGACCGCATCCACTACCAGGCGGACGTGCGGCTAGAGGCCACCGAGGAGATCTACCTGACGCCGGTGCAGAGGCCCCCGGACCCTGCAGAGCCCACCTCCGCCTTCCTGCCGCCGGCTGAGAGCCGGATGTCGGTCAGCTCCGATCCAGACCCTGCCGCCTACCCCTCCACTGCAGGGCGGCCGCACCCCTCCATCAGTGAGGAGGACGAGGGCTTCGACTGCTTGTCGTCTCCAGAGCGGGCCGAGCCCCCGGGCGGAGGGTGGCGGGGGAGCCTGGGGGAGCCACCGCCGCCTCCGCGGGCCTCGCTGAGCTCGGACACCAGCGCCCTGTCCTACGACTCGGTCAAGTACACGCTGGTGGTGGACGAGCACGCGCAGCTGGAGCTGGTGAGCCTGCGGCCGTGCTTCGGAGACTACAGCGACGAGAGCGACTCGGCCACCGTCTATGACAACTGCGCCTCTGCCTCCTCGCCCTATGAGTCAGCCATTGGAGAGGAATATGAGGAGGCCCCCCGGCCACGGCCCGCTGCCTGCCTCTCCGAGGACTCCACGCCCGACGAGCCCGACGTCCACTTCTCCAAGAAGTTCCTGAACGTCTTCATGAGTGGCCGCTCTCGCTCCTCCA GTGCGGAGTCCTTCGGGCTCTTCTCCTGTGTCATCAACggggaggagcaggagcagaCACACCGGGCCATATTCAG GTTTGTGCCTCGACACGAAGACGAACTTGAGCTGGAGGTGGATGACCCGTTGCTGGTGGAGCTGCAGGCCGAGGACTACTGGTATGAGGCCTACAATATGCGCACAGGCGCCCGGGGCGTCTTTCCCGCCTACTATGCCATCGAGGTCACCAAGGAGCCTGAACACATGGCAG CCCTGACCAAAAACAGCGACTGGGTGGACCAGTTCCGGGTGAAGTTCCTCGGCTCGGTCCAGGTCCCCTATCACAAGGGCAACGACGTGCTCTGTGCTGCTATGCAAAAG ATCGCCACCACCCGCCGGCTCACCGTGCACTTTAACCCGCCATCCAGCTGCGTCCTGGAGATCAGCGTGCGGGGTGTGAAGATAGGCGTCAAGGCTGATGACTCCCAGGAGGCCAAG GGGAATAAATGTAGCCACTTTTTCCAGTTAAAAAACATCTCTTTCTGTGGATACCATCCAAAGAACAACAA GTACTTTGGGTTCATCACCAAGCACCCTGCTGACCACCGGTTTGCCTGCCACGTCTTTGTGTCCGAGGAGTCCACCAAAGCCCTGGCGGAATCCGTGGG GAGAGCGTTCCAGCAGTTCTACAAGCAGTTCGTGGAGTACACCTGCCCCACGGAAGACATCTACCTGGAGTAG